One Gemmatimonadota bacterium DNA window includes the following coding sequences:
- the ggt gene encoding gamma-glutamyltransferase: MNRLAHRRAASAHRVAGALALLLLLPACRPGEPTPLGQVQAAVPQSWEHRPLRNVATRAASGMVVTEDSTAAAIGVEVLRQGGNAVDAIIATAFALAVTYPEAGNIGGGGFLITRLADGTTTALDFRERAPAASTPDMYVDSAGDVTEAALLGPLSAGVPGVVAGLFAAHERHGSLPWEALLAPAVSIARSGFAVNDRFHDVIDGRKDQLGLFDGSRALFLPGGEAPAAGSTFRNPDLARTLERVARDGRAGFYEGETAALIVAEMARTGGLITSADLAAYEAAWREPVVFGYRGVEVASMPPASSGGLTLALIANILEGYDLAALGWHSPAVLHLTAEAMRRAFVDRNHYLGDTDFVDVSRAQFESEQYAERVRAMIADNATWSASIGPGLGDPVVAEDAVEELETVHIGVVDAFGNAAALSTTVNFLYGSKVTVSGAGFVLNDTMDDFSAQPGTANAFGLVQGVNNAIAPGKRMLSAMTPTIASDSLGVLLVTGARGGPRIISAAWQILSNVVDYGLPIDVAVRAPRVHHQHLPDTLSYEVDGLDPRALAGLRDRGHDLAGVGGVGSAPSILRVPEGWSAAADPRSGGTALGY, translated from the coding sequence GTGAACCGCCTCGCCCACCGTCGAGCCGCCAGCGCGCATCGGGTCGCGGGCGCGCTCGCCCTGCTCCTTCTGCTGCCGGCCTGCCGGCCCGGCGAACCGACCCCGCTCGGTCAGGTCCAAGCCGCGGTCCCGCAGAGCTGGGAACACCGGCCGCTGCGCAACGTGGCGACCCGCGCCGCGTCCGGCATGGTAGTCACGGAAGATTCGACCGCGGCGGCGATCGGCGTCGAGGTTCTGCGACAGGGCGGTAACGCGGTGGACGCCATCATCGCCACGGCCTTCGCTCTTGCGGTGACCTATCCCGAGGCCGGCAACATCGGCGGCGGCGGCTTTCTCATCACCAGGCTGGCGGACGGCACCACCACGGCGCTCGACTTCCGCGAGCGCGCTCCGGCCGCGTCGACGCCGGACATGTACGTGGACAGCGCCGGCGACGTCACGGAGGCAGCGCTCCTGGGCCCGTTGTCGGCGGGCGTGCCGGGCGTCGTCGCGGGGCTCTTCGCGGCCCACGAGCGGCACGGTTCGCTGCCCTGGGAGGCGCTGCTGGCGCCCGCGGTGTCGATCGCCCGATCGGGGTTCGCGGTCAACGACCGCTTCCACGACGTGATCGACGGGCGCAAGGATCAGCTCGGCCTCTTCGACGGCAGTCGAGCGCTCTTCCTGCCGGGGGGCGAGGCGCCCGCGGCCGGGTCCACGTTCCGCAACCCGGATCTCGCGCGCACGCTCGAGCGCGTCGCCCGGGACGGACGCGCGGGCTTCTACGAGGGCGAGACCGCGGCGCTGATCGTAGCAGAGATGGCGCGCACCGGCGGACTCATCACGAGCGCCGACCTGGCCGCGTACGAAGCCGCGTGGAGAGAGCCGGTGGTGTTCGGCTACAGGGGCGTAGAGGTCGCCTCCATGCCGCCCGCGTCATCCGGCGGCCTCACGCTCGCTCTGATCGCGAACATCCTGGAGGGATACGACCTGGCGGCGCTCGGGTGGCACTCGCCCGCCGTCCTGCACCTCACCGCGGAGGCGATGCGGCGGGCCTTCGTGGATCGCAACCACTACCTGGGCGACACGGACTTCGTCGACGTGTCGCGCGCGCAGTTCGAGTCGGAGCAGTACGCGGAGCGGGTGCGCGCTATGATCGCGGACAACGCCACGTGGTCGGCCTCGATCGGCCCCGGCCTGGGTGATCCAGTCGTCGCCGAAGACGCCGTCGAGGAGCTGGAGACGGTGCACATCGGCGTCGTCGACGCCTTCGGCAACGCCGCCGCGCTGAGCACCACGGTGAACTTCCTCTACGGGTCCAAGGTGACGGTGAGCGGCGCCGGGTTCGTGCTGAACGACACCATGGACGATTTCTCGGCGCAGCCGGGCACGGCCAACGCGTTCGGGTTGGTCCAGGGGGTGAACAACGCCATCGCGCCGGGCAAGCGAATGCTGTCCGCCATGACCCCGACCATCGCGAGCGACAGCCTGGGCGTCCTGCTGGTCACCGGGGCCCGCGGTGGCCCGCGCATCATCAGCGCGGCCTGGCAGATCCTCTCGAACGTGGTGGACTACGGCCTGCCGATCGACGTCGCGGTGAGGGCACCCAGGGTGCACCATCAGCATCTGCCGGATACGCTGAGCTACGAGGTGGACGGACTGGACCCGAGGGCGCTCGCCGGTCTGCGGGATCGCGGACACGACCTGGCCGGCGTCGGTGGAGTCGGCAGCGCGCCGTCCATCCTGCGGGTGCCCGAAGGGTGGAGCGCCGCCGCCGACCCGCGCTCCGGGGGCACCGCGCTCGGCTACTGA
- a CDS encoding M20 family metallopeptidase yields MIEQAGAFAADLVAMRRDLHRHPELSFRETRTASVAARAAEGLGYEVRTGVGITGVVAELRNGAGPTVALRADMDALPIQEENDADYRSSVPDVMHACGHDAHVSMLVGAARLLAQEAAASALPAGTVRLLFQPSEEASDEENLSGAMRMVADGAMEGVDAVFGLHIGAHLESGLFRIGEGPQFGGSDTFYADVTGVASHAARPHLGVDGVVLAAHWVLACQQGVARRIGPTEAGVLTIGTVAGGVAENVLADRVRLSGTVRYYTPTVRERLHDTLRAAGAAVEGLGGGFELDLREGYPPVVNDAWAAELAATAVAGALGPERVSGGEPMLGAEDFAILAQHAPGCFFWLGAALEPPREHHHPRFDIDESALPLGAAALASCAVRALEALA; encoded by the coding sequence TTGATCGAACAGGCAGGCGCCTTCGCGGCAGACCTCGTCGCGATGCGGCGAGACCTGCACAGGCACCCCGAGCTCAGTTTCCGCGAGACTCGCACGGCGTCCGTGGCGGCGCGGGCCGCAGAAGGCCTCGGGTACGAGGTCCGCACCGGCGTCGGGATCACGGGGGTAGTGGCCGAGCTGCGCAACGGCGCGGGCCCGACGGTCGCGCTGCGGGCCGACATGGACGCGCTGCCGATCCAGGAAGAGAACGACGCTGACTACCGCTCCTCGGTGCCCGACGTCATGCACGCCTGCGGCCACGACGCCCACGTGAGCATGCTGGTGGGCGCGGCGCGGCTGCTGGCCCAGGAGGCCGCGGCGAGCGCGCTCCCGGCCGGCACGGTCCGCTTGCTGTTCCAGCCCTCCGAAGAGGCATCCGACGAGGAGAACCTGAGCGGCGCCATGCGCATGGTCGCCGACGGAGCCATGGAGGGAGTCGACGCGGTCTTCGGCTTGCACATAGGAGCGCACCTGGAGAGCGGCCTCTTCCGCATCGGCGAAGGGCCGCAGTTCGGCGGTAGCGACACCTTCTACGCGGACGTCACCGGCGTGGCTTCGCACGCGGCGCGGCCGCACCTGGGCGTGGACGGCGTGGTCCTGGCGGCGCACTGGGTGCTCGCGTGCCAGCAGGGGGTGGCGCGCAGGATCGGCCCGACCGAGGCCGGCGTGCTCACCATCGGCACGGTCGCGGGCGGAGTGGCCGAGAACGTGCTCGCGGACCGCGTGCGCCTGTCCGGCACCGTGCGCTACTACACGCCGACGGTGCGGGAGCGCCTGCACGACACGCTGCGGGCCGCCGGGGCCGCGGTCGAGGGGCTGGGCGGAGGCTTCGAGCTGGACCTCCGCGAGGGCTATCCGCCCGTGGTCAACGACGCCTGGGCGGCGGAGCTCGCCGCGACCGCGGTGGCCGGCGCGCTTGGACCCGAGCGCGTGTCGGGTGGCGAGCCGATGCTGGGCGCGGAGGACTTCGCGATCCTGGCGCAGCACGCGCCCGGCTGCTTCTTCTGGCTGGGGGCCGCGCTGGAGCCGCCGCGCGAGCACCATCACCCGCGCTTCGACATCGACGAGTCCGCGCTGCCGCTGGGCGCCGCGGCGCTCGCGTCGTGCGCGGTGAGGGCGCTGGAGGCGCTGGCGTGA